One genomic region from Streptomyces sp. NBC_01431 encodes:
- a CDS encoding amino acid kinase family protein, which yields MTAHRGPGSRPLVLKFGGSAFADLDGFHRVARYAVRRGTEEQRPLVIVVSAMSGTTGRLKQTLDAVSADPPADAAAMLLTTGETVSVALLAAALAAEGVAACPLPAAGTGLLAEGPADRARLASASPEALFRALADCPIAIVPGGQGLDSAGRTVMLGRNSSDLSAVAAAAALGADTCELFSDVPGVCTADPYLVPEARVVSKISYEGVRRMSRHGAKVVHEGAVDWAERAGVRLLCRPFPWSGDPHGGTAVGPGPESAAVVVHQGSDVWCFPTGRERRAVGARLRAEGLGATEFDTAGEPCLTVPAGARGVAGHLRTARRLDGLCLVTSLGADGLAEHTVVPRSDATAEARRRHALLYPDAGTPRPFVPAPGKARSAHSDVLIGSSPAPRCENKPLD from the coding sequence GTGACGGCCCACCGCGGGCCCGGCAGCCGTCCGCTGGTGCTGAAGTTCGGCGGCTCGGCCTTCGCCGACCTCGACGGCTTCCACCGGGTGGCCCGGTACGCGGTGCGCCGCGGCACCGAGGAGCAGCGCCCGCTGGTCATCGTGGTGAGCGCCATGTCCGGCACCACGGGCAGACTCAAGCAGACCCTGGACGCCGTGTCCGCGGACCCGCCGGCCGATGCCGCCGCGATGCTCCTGACCACCGGCGAGACGGTCAGCGTCGCCCTGCTCGCGGCCGCACTCGCCGCCGAGGGCGTGGCCGCGTGCCCGCTCCCGGCGGCCGGCACCGGGCTTTTGGCCGAGGGCCCCGCCGACCGGGCGCGACTGGCATCGGCCAGTCCCGAGGCGCTCTTCCGGGCGCTCGCCGACTGCCCGATCGCGATAGTCCCCGGCGGCCAGGGCCTCGATTCGGCCGGGCGGACCGTCATGCTGGGCCGCAACAGTTCCGACCTCTCGGCGGTGGCGGCGGCCGCCGCGCTGGGCGCCGACACGTGCGAGCTCTTCAGCGACGTGCCCGGAGTGTGCACCGCCGACCCCTACCTGGTGCCGGAGGCCCGCGTCGTCTCCAAGATCAGCTACGAGGGGGTGCGCCGGATGTCCCGGCACGGTGCCAAGGTCGTCCACGAGGGCGCGGTGGACTGGGCGGAGCGGGCGGGCGTACGGCTGCTGTGCCGTCCCTTTCCCTGGAGCGGGGACCCGCACGGCGGGACCGCCGTGGGGCCGGGACCGGAGTCGGCCGCGGTGGTCGTGCACCAGGGCAGCGACGTGTGGTGCTTCCCAACCGGCCGGGAACGCCGGGCGGTGGGGGCGCGGTTGCGGGCCGAGGGCCTGGGGGCCACCGAGTTCGACACCGCGGGCGAGCCCTGTCTGACGGTGCCGGCCGGAGCGCGGGGCGTGGCCGGGCACCTGCGGACCGCGCGGCGCCTCGACGGCCTGTGCCTGGTCACCAGCCTGGGGGCGGACGGCCTCGCCGAACACACGGTGGTGCCGCGCTCCGACGCGACGGCCGAGGCCCGCCGACGCCACGCGCTGCTGTATCC
- a CDS encoding GlxA family transcriptional regulator, which yields MLKNVVAVLLDNVHPFELGVVCEVFGIDRREEGLPAYDFALVAAESSSVRAVPGFTISTPYGLDRLEAADLIAIPVGDDFHTRDFPPALLEALRQAVARGARVVSVCVGAFVLGAAGLLDGRRCTTHWRYADALAERYPKALVEPGVLYVDEDPILTSAGTSAGIDACLHLVRKLQGSDVANAIARRMVVPPHREGGQAQYIERPVAHYGGDGVGEVLAWAERHLDQEISIEQLSALACMSPRTFARRFRMETGTTPYRWLLAQRVLSAQRMLENTNETIEVVAARTGFANAAALRHQFVRFLNTTPNAYRRTFRGRLPDTTTH from the coding sequence ATGCTGAAGAACGTAGTCGCAGTCCTGCTCGACAACGTCCATCCCTTCGAGCTGGGCGTCGTATGTGAAGTATTCGGGATCGACCGCCGGGAGGAGGGTTTGCCCGCGTACGACTTCGCGCTCGTCGCGGCGGAATCCTCGTCTGTACGGGCCGTGCCCGGATTCACCATCAGCACGCCCTACGGGCTCGACCGGCTGGAGGCCGCCGATCTCATCGCCATCCCGGTGGGGGACGACTTCCACACCCGGGACTTCCCGCCCGCCCTTCTGGAAGCCCTGCGCCAGGCGGTGGCCCGGGGTGCCCGGGTGGTCAGCGTCTGCGTCGGCGCGTTCGTGCTGGGTGCCGCGGGGCTGCTCGACGGGCGTCGCTGCACCACGCACTGGCGGTACGCCGACGCACTCGCCGAGCGCTACCCCAAGGCCCTGGTCGAACCCGGCGTGCTCTACGTGGACGAGGACCCGATCCTCACCTCGGCCGGCACCTCCGCGGGAATCGACGCCTGCCTCCACCTGGTGCGCAAGCTCCAGGGCAGCGACGTCGCCAACGCCATCGCCCGGCGCATGGTCGTGCCCCCGCACCGGGAGGGCGGCCAGGCCCAGTACATCGAACGACCGGTGGCGCACTACGGAGGGGACGGCGTGGGCGAGGTGCTCGCCTGGGCCGAGCGGCACCTGGACCAGGAGATCAGCATCGAGCAGTTGTCGGCGCTGGCCTGCATGTCTCCGCGCACCTTCGCCCGCCGCTTCCGGATGGAGACGGGAACCACCCCCTACCGCTGGCTGCTTGCCCAGCGGGTGCTGAGCGCCCAGCGGATGCTGGAGAACACCAACGAGACCATCGAGGTGGTGGCGGCGCGCACGGGATTCGCCAACGCGGCCGCGCTGCGGCACCAGTTCGTGCGCTTCCTCAACACCACCCCCAACGCCTACCGGCGCACCTTCCGGGGCCGGTTACCCGACACGACCACGCACTGA
- a CDS encoding ATP-grasp domain-containing protein — translation MKSTRQRHVIVVDGYHIRDGDDRGFASAFRARGVLPVTVMSTPRPLAKFVKKNIWYPDDFEAVHFYDGDFEAMVKLVESYDPVGIVTGNESGVEFAAQLVERIMPQFQNVPQSAKCQRHKGEMALALERAGLPGPRTLSSDDPTEVDAWIKANGLTDRPLILKPPHSAGTDNVHFVPPGGDWLGHFTHILGRVNGFELRNDTVIVQEFLEGPEYIVDLYSVDGQHGLVDTCIYAKHDRGPRIGIYDVADFLPPDHPDVAVLADYVMRAADAVGIRNGSTHAEAIMTADGPRLVELAARYSGSCMMISGSLATGDNQIERTVRHVLDGDFRPSFELVKEVRTLWLCSDWAGPVRHMEILEAIAELPTVHSLSIPPDGRDMPVTNDVTTSLGWVIQGADDWDAIHRDSARIRELEQTWNAARAQDGQAPDTGGGGRTEQPGSAAAAGRNT, via the coding sequence ATGAAGTCCACTCGGCAGCGACATGTGATCGTTGTAGACGGCTACCACATACGGGACGGCGACGACCGGGGCTTCGCCAGCGCTTTCCGGGCCCGGGGCGTGCTGCCGGTGACGGTGATGAGCACCCCGCGGCCCCTGGCGAAATTCGTCAAGAAGAACATCTGGTACCCCGACGACTTCGAGGCCGTGCACTTCTACGACGGCGACTTCGAGGCGATGGTGAAACTCGTCGAGTCCTACGACCCGGTGGGTATCGTCACCGGCAACGAGAGCGGCGTCGAATTCGCCGCCCAGCTCGTGGAACGCATCATGCCGCAGTTCCAGAACGTGCCCCAGAGCGCCAAGTGCCAACGCCACAAAGGGGAGATGGCGCTCGCCCTGGAACGGGCCGGACTGCCCGGACCGCGCACCCTGTCGAGCGACGACCCGACCGAGGTCGACGCCTGGATCAAGGCCAACGGCCTCACCGACCGGCCACTCATCCTGAAGCCGCCGCACAGCGCCGGGACCGACAACGTCCACTTCGTTCCGCCCGGCGGCGACTGGCTCGGCCACTTCACCCACATACTCGGCCGGGTCAACGGGTTCGAACTCCGCAACGACACCGTCATCGTCCAGGAGTTCCTGGAGGGGCCCGAGTACATCGTGGACCTGTACTCGGTGGACGGGCAGCACGGACTCGTCGACACCTGCATCTACGCCAAGCACGACCGGGGCCCGCGGATCGGCATCTACGACGTCGCCGACTTCCTGCCGCCGGACCACCCCGACGTGGCGGTGCTCGCCGACTACGTGATGCGCGCGGCCGACGCCGTCGGCATCCGCAACGGCTCCACCCACGCCGAAGCGATCATGACCGCGGACGGGCCGCGGCTGGTGGAACTGGCCGCCCGCTACTCGGGCAGCTGCATGATGATCTCCGGATCCCTCGCCACGGGCGACAACCAGATCGAGCGCACCGTACGGCACGTCCTGGACGGGGATTTCAGGCCGTCCTTCGAGCTCGTCAAGGAGGTCCGCACGCTCTGGCTCTGTTCGGACTGGGCCGGACCCGTGCGGCACATGGAGATCCTGGAGGCGATCGCCGAGCTGCCCACCGTCCACTCCCTGTCGATCCCGCCCGACGGCCGGGACATGCCGGTCACCAACGACGTGACCACCAGTCTGGGCTGGGTCATCCAGGGCGCCGACGACTGGGACGCCATCCACCGGGACTCGGCCCGCATCCGCGAACTGGAGCAGACCTGGAACGCGGCCCGCGCACAGGACGGCCAAGCCCCGGACACCGGCGGCGGGGGCCGCACCGAGCAGCCCGGGAGCGCCGCCGCGGCGGGGAGGAACACCTGA
- a CDS encoding ATP-grasp domain-containing protein produces the protein MQRHVILVDPYSEAVEYAHAFRKRGVEPVAVLSTPAPLKSYLHGWKPDSFSATHFHDGDFAKLARIIRGYDPIAVIPGNESAVRLVDSLIEELAPGTGNVPELSAARRDKWPMAQAVARAGIPHLRTFAAATEQEAANWLRETGLEGQALVLKPRCSGGTDGVHKVEAGEDWRLPFRQLLGSVNMFDLSNDSILLQEFASGTEFVVDTYSVNGELGLVAVVQYSKSTRGNRIGVYDAEDYLLPEDPLVGVLESYTRQVARAVGIRTGCTHTEIMMTDQGPRLIEIAARLDGGCGQQAARLATGDCQIDRAVRHHLDSVFVPGYEIVRPTRVAWLSAANSGTMRNAEVLDGVRELASFQKLGCRYPNGSRVPMTEDLFTTLGWVLLSAPDQDVVDQDTKRVREIEAKVVIDPLGP, from the coding sequence ATGCAACGCCACGTAATCCTGGTCGACCCCTATTCCGAAGCAGTCGAGTACGCGCACGCCTTTCGGAAGCGCGGTGTCGAACCGGTGGCGGTGCTGAGCACACCGGCACCACTGAAGTCCTACCTCCACGGCTGGAAACCGGATTCCTTCAGCGCGACGCACTTCCACGACGGCGACTTCGCGAAGCTCGCCCGGATCATCCGCGGCTACGATCCGATCGCCGTCATCCCGGGTAACGAGTCCGCGGTCAGGCTCGTGGACTCGCTGATCGAGGAGCTGGCGCCCGGGACGGGGAACGTGCCGGAGCTCTCCGCGGCCCGCCGGGACAAGTGGCCCATGGCGCAGGCGGTGGCGCGGGCGGGCATACCGCACCTTCGTACATTCGCCGCCGCGACCGAGCAAGAGGCGGCGAACTGGCTGCGGGAGACCGGGCTGGAGGGACAGGCCCTGGTGCTCAAGCCCCGGTGCAGCGGAGGGACGGACGGGGTGCACAAGGTGGAGGCCGGCGAGGACTGGCGGCTCCCCTTCAGGCAGTTGCTGGGCTCCGTCAACATGTTCGACCTGTCCAACGACAGCATTCTGCTACAGGAGTTCGCGTCGGGAACCGAGTTCGTCGTGGATACGTACTCCGTCAACGGAGAACTCGGTCTGGTGGCCGTGGTCCAGTACAGCAAGTCAACGAGGGGAAACCGTATCGGAGTTTATGACGCGGAGGACTATCTGCTTCCCGAAGATCCGCTGGTCGGCGTGCTGGAATCGTATACGCGCCAGGTCGCGAGGGCGGTCGGCATTCGGACGGGGTGCACCCACACCGAGATCATGATGACGGACCAAGGTCCCAGGCTGATCGAAATCGCGGCACGCCTCGACGGGGGATGCGGACAGCAGGCCGCGCGGCTCGCGACCGGCGATTGCCAGATCGACCGCGCCGTGCGCCACCATCTGGACTCCGTCTTCGTGCCCGGCTACGAGATCGTGCGGCCCACCCGGGTGGCGTGGCTCTCCGCCGCGAACAGCGGCACCATGCGCAACGCGGAAGTGCTCGACGGGGTGCGCGAGCTGGCCTCCTTCCAGAAGCTGGGCTGCCGCTACCCCAACGGCTCCCGGGTGCCCATGACCGAGGACCTCTTCACCACGCTCGGCTGGGTGCTGCTCTCCGCCCCAGACCAGGACGTCGTCGACCAGGACACCAAGCGGGTGCGGGAGATCGAGGCCAAGGTGGTGATCGATCCGCTCGGACCGTAG
- a CDS encoding MDR family MFS transporter — MAQNNATSAPDGTGKRHAGVWQVWRESPTAVKSLLAGTMINRLGGFVQVFMVLYLTHRGFSTSQAGAALGVYGAGAVLGTLFGGWLSDKVGPRLTMVSTLLGSAVLLPCVLYLNSYGSILAVIAVSGAASLAYQPASTSMISTLTPPERHVMIFAMGRLAINLGTTAAPLLGAALVKISWNFLFWGEALAVVIFSAIAAVTLPHHAEPDPTGQADDGTGDSGKKAPKASYLAVLADRRYLLFLLAMFVSSVIYIQHISTLPLTVKHLGMGIEAYAAMIALNGLLVIACELLVAKVVQRWPIRIAVIVGVLLTGIGMSLYALPWGLAALVIATLVWSLGEIIGYPSLFFAYPAQAGPPRLRGRYLGASNALYGLGSAIGPFIGVMLWNRFQEGLWLGCGVVGLLAGAAAWSGVRPAGAADKGEAARIDDSGTADAEIRSGA, encoded by the coding sequence ATGGCACAGAACAACGCGACGAGTGCGCCGGACGGGACCGGGAAGCGGCACGCGGGGGTGTGGCAGGTCTGGCGCGAGTCCCCGACGGCGGTGAAGTCCCTGCTGGCCGGCACGATGATCAACCGGCTCGGCGGCTTCGTGCAGGTCTTCATGGTGCTGTACCTGACCCACCGCGGCTTCTCCACCTCACAGGCGGGTGCGGCGCTCGGCGTGTACGGCGCGGGAGCGGTGCTCGGGACGCTGTTCGGGGGGTGGCTGTCCGACAAGGTCGGACCGCGGCTGACGATGGTGTCCACCCTGCTGGGCTCGGCGGTGCTGCTCCCTTGTGTTCTCTACCTGAACAGTTACGGGTCGATCCTCGCGGTCATCGCCGTCAGCGGTGCGGCGAGCCTGGCCTACCAGCCCGCCTCCACCAGCATGATCAGTACCCTCACTCCGCCCGAACGGCACGTCATGATCTTCGCCATGGGCCGGTTGGCGATCAACCTCGGCACGACGGCCGCGCCCCTGCTCGGCGCGGCGCTCGTCAAGATCTCCTGGAACTTCCTGTTCTGGGGCGAGGCGCTGGCCGTGGTGATCTTCTCCGCGATCGCGGCGGTCACCCTGCCGCACCACGCGGAACCGGACCCGACGGGTCAGGCGGACGACGGCACCGGGGACAGCGGGAAGAAAGCGCCCAAGGCCTCGTATCTGGCGGTACTGGCCGACCGCCGCTATCTGCTGTTCCTGCTGGCGATGTTCGTCAGTTCCGTGATCTACATCCAGCACATTTCGACGCTGCCGCTGACCGTGAAGCACCTCGGTATGGGAATCGAGGCCTATGCGGCGATGATCGCGCTCAATGGTCTTCTCGTGATCGCCTGTGAACTCCTCGTCGCCAAGGTGGTGCAGCGCTGGCCGATCCGGATCGCGGTCATCGTGGGCGTACTGCTGACGGGTATCGGCATGAGCCTGTACGCCCTGCCCTGGGGGCTGGCCGCGCTGGTGATCGCCACCCTCGTCTGGTCGCTCGGCGAGATCATCGGCTACCCGTCCCTGTTCTTCGCCTACCCCGCGCAGGCGGGCCCGCCCCGGCTGCGGGGACGCTATCTGGGGGCCTCGAACGCGCTGTACGGACTCGGCAGCGCGATCGGCCCGTTCATCGGAGTGATGCTCTGGAACCGCTTCCAGGAAGGACTGTGGCTCGGCTGCGGCGTGGTGGGCCTGCTCGCCGGAGCCGCCGCGTGGAGCGGGGTGCGGCCGGCCGGCGCGGCGGACAAGGGCGAGGCGGCCCGGATCGATGACTCCGGAACAGCCGATGCGGAGATCCGAAGCGGGGCTTAG
- a CDS encoding hydroxyacid-oxoacid transhydrogenase: MESFGYGANTPEQERIISWQAPPLKFGVGATREIGHELRKAGINSVLLVTDPVLAGLGLPARVAKQIEQEGVSVALFDRARVEPTDESCAEAARELESLQVDGYVGLGGGSSIDTAKMLNLLLSYPGRPVRDYLNAPIGAGAPIPGPLKPLVAVPTTAGSGSECTAMVALGVTGLNVKTGISDLRLLPALAVVDPANTLTLPPAVTASSGYDVLTHACESYTARAYDRRPPYPAPGDRPLYIGANPISDVWAEQALVLVGRYLRRAVLNPADLEARTGMSRAASFAGMGFGNAGTHIPHACAYPIAGLVRDYRPAGYEVDHAMVPHGAAVVSTAAAAFEFTYPTSPERHLRAAELLGANLNGVTEANGSDVLPATLLSIVADTQGPTGLGDFGYGKKDLPALVEGALKQQRLLVCCPRDVDARDLGRIIAGSMAG, from the coding sequence GTGGAGTCTTTCGGGTATGGCGCAAACACGCCGGAGCAGGAACGAATAATCAGCTGGCAGGCTCCACCGCTGAAATTCGGAGTCGGCGCCACCCGGGAGATCGGCCACGAACTGCGCAAGGCCGGCATCAACTCGGTGCTGCTGGTGACCGACCCCGTCCTGGCCGGTCTCGGCCTGCCCGCCCGGGTCGCCAAGCAGATCGAACAGGAGGGGGTCTCGGTCGCGTTGTTCGACCGGGCCCGGGTGGAACCCACCGACGAGAGCTGCGCCGAGGCGGCCCGTGAACTGGAGTCCCTCCAGGTGGACGGCTACGTGGGTCTCGGTGGCGGCAGCTCGATCGACACCGCCAAGATGCTGAACCTGCTGCTCAGTTACCCCGGGCGCCCGGTGCGCGACTACCTGAACGCGCCGATCGGCGCCGGGGCCCCGATTCCCGGCCCGCTCAAGCCCCTGGTGGCAGTGCCCACCACGGCCGGCAGCGGCAGCGAGTGCACCGCCATGGTCGCCCTCGGCGTCACGGGCCTGAACGTGAAGACGGGGATCAGCGACCTGCGGCTGCTGCCCGCCCTGGCCGTGGTCGACCCGGCGAACACCCTGACGCTGCCCCCGGCAGTCACCGCCTCTTCCGGCTACGACGTCCTGACGCACGCCTGCGAGTCGTACACGGCACGCGCCTACGACCGGCGGCCCCCCTACCCCGCGCCCGGGGACCGGCCGCTGTACATCGGCGCCAACCCGATCAGCGACGTGTGGGCGGAGCAGGCGCTGGTGCTGGTGGGCCGCTACCTCAGGCGGGCCGTCCTCAACCCGGCCGATCTGGAGGCGCGTACCGGGATGAGCCGGGCGGCGAGCTTCGCGGGAATGGGGTTCGGCAACGCCGGAACCCACATTCCCCATGCCTGCGCCTATCCCATAGCCGGTCTCGTCCGGGACTACCGACCGGCGGGATACGAAGTCGACCACGCCATGGTGCCGCACGGCGCCGCGGTGGTCTCCACCGCGGCGGCGGCCTTCGAGTTCACGTACCCGACGTCTCCCGAACGCCATCTGCGCGCAGCGGAGTTGCTCGGCGCCAACCTCAACGGCGTGACCGAGGCCAACGGTTCGGACGTCCTGCCGGCCACGCTGCTGAGCATCGTCGCGGACACCCAAGGCCCCACCGGCCTTGGGGACTTCGGCTATGGCAAGAAGGACCTCCCCGCCCTCGTCGAAGGCGCGCTCAAACAGCAGCGGCTGCTGGTGTGCTGCCCGCGCGACGTCGACGCGCGGGACCTCGGGCGGATCATCGCCGGTTCGATGGCCGGCTGA
- a CDS encoding aspartate-semialdehyde dehydrogenase: MLRIAVVGATGAVGRECLALLDGGIVPVEQVVPVGSTRSVGRDLRAELALSLPMTELVTLDALDPGGLDVAIFSAGAPVSEREAERLASAGVLVVDNSSAFRMRPDVPLVVPQVNPGALADRPGSNLVANPNCSTIQLVRALHPLHELAGLDSVVVATYQAASGGGVRGLRELAEGSRAILDDSRAQGAPGGRFGQPLSFNVVPEIGVQDDTGLTHEERKLVREPRRILGLPGLRVSATAVRVPVFDCHSEAVHIRLREPVTTGSVEEALTATPGLRVYRRSQSPSYPMPRTVFARPEDRALVHVGRIRVEPEDDRAVALWVVADNLWVGAALNALQIVELAVKNGWLG; the protein is encoded by the coding sequence ATGCTGCGCATCGCGGTAGTGGGCGCCACCGGAGCAGTGGGCCGGGAGTGCCTGGCCCTGCTCGACGGCGGGATCGTGCCCGTGGAACAGGTGGTGCCCGTCGGATCGACGCGCAGCGTCGGCCGGGACCTGCGCGCCGAACTGGCGCTGTCCCTGCCCATGACGGAACTCGTCACCCTCGACGCCCTGGACCCTGGGGGGCTGGACGTCGCCATCTTCTCCGCGGGCGCCCCGGTGAGCGAACGGGAGGCGGAGCGGCTGGCATCGGCCGGGGTGCTGGTCGTCGACAACAGTTCCGCCTTCCGGATGCGGCCGGACGTCCCGCTCGTGGTGCCGCAGGTCAACCCCGGCGCGCTCGCGGACCGGCCGGGGTCCAACCTGGTGGCCAACCCCAACTGCTCGACCATCCAACTGGTGCGCGCCCTGCACCCGTTGCACGAACTGGCGGGCCTGGACAGCGTCGTGGTGGCCACCTACCAGGCGGCGTCCGGCGGCGGTGTGCGCGGCTTGCGGGAACTGGCGGAGGGGTCAAGAGCCATCCTGGACGACTCCCGTGCGCAGGGAGCCCCCGGCGGGCGCTTCGGACAGCCCCTGTCCTTCAACGTCGTCCCGGAGATAGGGGTACAGGACGACACCGGGCTCACCCACGAGGAACGCAAACTCGTCCGCGAACCACGCCGGATCCTCGGCCTGCCCGGCCTGCGCGTGAGCGCCACGGCGGTGCGGGTGCCGGTTTTCGACTGCCATTCCGAAGCCGTGCACATCCGGCTGCGCGAGCCGGTCACGACCGGGTCCGTCGAGGAGGCCCTGACCGCGACGCCGGGCCTGCGGGTCTACCGCCGCTCCCAGAGCCCGTCGTACCCCATGCCGCGCACCGTCTTCGCCCGGCCCGAGGACCGGGCCCTGGTGCACGTGGGCCGCATACGCGTCGAGCCCGAGGACGACAGGGCGGTGGCGCTCTGGGTGGTCGCCGACAACCTGTGGGTGGGGGCCGCGCTGAACGCGTTGCAGATCGTGGAACTCGCCGTGAAGAACGGGTGGTTGGGGTGA
- a CDS encoding aldehyde dehydrogenase family protein encodes MSEAVVPQYTAVIAGKQVPTTRWIDVLDPSNARLLARVARCGAAEVGAAVEAARHTYETLWRFTTPVERSRVCHRIAEVLRAEREDLARLETLDTGKPLSQSLVDADVAARYFDFYANTVEALGGETIQQQPGRLAFTLREPYGVCGHIIPWNYPLQIAARTVAPALAAGNCCVLKPAEDAPLTSLRLAEIVEEAGLPTGALNVVPGYGGEAGAALAAHPDVDRLAFTGSREVGEAVMIAAARNIVPVTLELGGKSPHLVLPDYDAALAVPQIVESITEHAGQNCSAGSRLLVHRSVHDELVDALAERFRSLRLGAGIDDPDMGPLISAKQRDRVLGYLSEGRRDAVVRAGGGVPGGEAYSDGFFVEPTILDQVTPEHRVFNEEVFGPVLCVSVFDSLDEAVALAEHTTYGLAAGVWTSDVTTAHWLAQRLRAGQVFVNNYSAAGGVELPFGGYRRSGIGVEKGLEALREYTRCKTVAIHARLPY; translated from the coding sequence GTGAGTGAAGCAGTGGTACCGCAGTACACGGCTGTCATCGCGGGGAAGCAGGTTCCCACCACGCGGTGGATCGACGTCCTCGATCCGTCCAACGCCCGCCTGCTCGCACGCGTCGCGCGTTGTGGCGCGGCCGAGGTCGGGGCGGCCGTGGAGGCGGCGCGGCACACCTACGAGACCCTCTGGCGGTTCACGACGCCGGTGGAGCGATCGCGGGTCTGTCATCGCATCGCCGAGGTCCTGCGCGCCGAGCGCGAGGACCTGGCAAGGCTGGAGACGCTGGACACCGGCAAGCCGCTGAGTCAGTCGCTCGTCGACGCCGATGTCGCTGCCCGGTACTTCGATTTCTACGCCAACACCGTCGAGGCGCTGGGCGGCGAAACCATCCAGCAGCAGCCGGGCCGACTGGCCTTCACCCTGCGCGAACCGTATGGCGTGTGCGGTCACATCATCCCCTGGAACTACCCCTTGCAGATCGCCGCCAGGACCGTGGCACCCGCGCTCGCGGCCGGAAACTGCTGTGTCCTCAAACCGGCCGAGGACGCACCATTGACTTCGCTCCGGCTGGCCGAAATCGTTGAGGAAGCGGGTCTGCCGACGGGGGCCCTGAACGTCGTACCGGGCTACGGAGGAGAAGCCGGCGCCGCACTCGCCGCGCATCCCGACGTGGACCGCCTCGCCTTCACCGGCTCCCGGGAGGTCGGCGAGGCTGTGATGATCGCGGCCGCGCGGAACATCGTGCCGGTCACCCTTGAGCTCGGCGGAAAGTCGCCGCACCTCGTGCTCCCCGACTACGACGCCGCGCTGGCGGTGCCGCAGATAGTGGAGTCGATCACCGAGCACGCGGGGCAGAACTGCTCGGCCGGAAGCCGGCTGCTCGTCCACCGGTCCGTCCACGACGAGTTGGTGGACGCGCTCGCTGAAAGGTTTCGCTCGTTACGTCTCGGCGCGGGGATCGATGATCCCGACATGGGGCCGCTGATCTCCGCGAAACAGCGCGACAGGGTACTGGGCTACCTCTCCGAGGGCCGACGGGACGCCGTGGTCCGCGCGGGCGGTGGAGTACCCGGAGGGGAGGCGTACAGCGACGGCTTCTTCGTGGAGCCCACCATCCTCGACCAAGTGACCCCGGAACACCGGGTGTTCAACGAGGAGGTGTTCGGTCCGGTCCTGTGCGTGTCGGTCTTCGACTCGCTGGACGAAGCGGTCGCTCTGGCGGAACACACCACGTACGGCCTGGCCGCCGGAGTCTGGACCTCCGACGTGACCACCGCCCACTGGCTCGCCCAGCGGCTGCGGGCCGGGCAGGTATTCGTGAACAACTACAGCGCGGCCGGGGGAGTCGAGCTGCCGTTCGGCGGCTACCGACGCTCGGGAATTGGAGTGGAGAAGGGGTTGGAGGCGCTGCGTGAATACACGCGGTGCAAGACGGTGGCCATCCACGCGCGGCTTCCTTACTGA
- a CDS encoding LuxR C-terminal-related transcriptional regulator → MAALAEVVAKVHKALDEAQGALETQEQLIEGLRADADPPPSEEVLAAREALALLTARERQILELISQGNSNRRVARALGISEKTVKNHLSAVFTKVGASDRTQAVVMGIRSGIVSIGEPSPMHVPPVSASE, encoded by the coding sequence GTGGCGGCCTTGGCCGAGGTTGTCGCCAAGGTGCACAAGGCACTGGACGAGGCGCAGGGCGCCCTGGAAACCCAGGAGCAGTTGATCGAGGGTTTACGGGCCGACGCCGATCCGCCCCCCTCCGAGGAGGTGCTCGCGGCCCGGGAGGCACTCGCCCTGCTCACCGCCCGCGAACGCCAGATTCTGGAGCTCATCTCCCAGGGCAATTCGAATCGGCGGGTGGCCAGGGCGCTCGGCATATCCGAGAAGACGGTCAAGAACCATTTGTCCGCCGTCTTCACGAAGGTCGGCGCGTCCGATCGCACCCAAGCCGTGGTGATGGGCATCCGCAGCGGCATCGTTTCCATTGGTGAGCCCTCACCGATGCATGTCCCGCCCGTGAGCGCGAGTGAGTGA